The following coding sequences are from one Saprospiraceae bacterium window:
- a CDS encoding FAD-dependent oxidoreductase has protein sequence MKRRKFLKKNVTGLPAIFFAPSLLLNACKSSEDLIVTDKTVIVIGAGISGLAAAKKLKERGVNVTVLESQDKVGGRLRTDRSLGIAFDEGASWIHGINGNPITNLAQQSGMTTFETIDESRISFDLGGLKRNASEYDDVEEEYYQMLEDLVKSGNTNQSFEAVFQNIYPARYQDRLWKFFLSTYLTFDTGDLDKLSSLLYDEGEVFGGVEKISTNGYDRIALYLAKDIDLRLNQRVSKIDYNNGKIKVTHNSAISEADFVIVTVPLGVLKSKSIEFNPSLSSVKQTAIDKIGMNCVNKFLLTWERTFWDDVQYISYTPDVRDKFNYFVNVNKFHPGSHALMTFAYAEYGRLTEKMTDQEVTSQIMTHLRDMYGSAVPDPTQMLRTKWSGNPNACGSYSYTAVETKMSYFEDMAEEVDDKLFFAGEHTEVDYFSTVHGAYLSGIREADKIIALL, from the coding sequence ATGAAAAGAAGGAAGTTTTTAAAGAAGAATGTCACTGGATTACCCGCAATCTTTTTCGCACCATCCCTCTTATTGAATGCTTGCAAAAGCAGTGAAGATTTGATTGTCACAGACAAAACAGTAATTGTTATCGGAGCAGGAATTTCGGGTTTGGCTGCTGCCAAAAAGTTAAAGGAAAGAGGAGTAAACGTCACTGTCTTAGAATCACAGGATAAAGTTGGAGGAAGATTAAGAACTGATAGAAGCCTTGGTATAGCATTTGACGAGGGGGCAAGCTGGATACATGGCATCAATGGCAATCCCATCACCAACCTAGCACAGCAGTCAGGGATGACCACTTTTGAGACCATAGATGAAAGTAGGATAAGCTTTGATCTAGGCGGGTTAAAAAGAAATGCCTCGGAGTATGATGATGTGGAAGAAGAGTATTATCAAATGTTGGAAGATTTGGTAAAAAGCGGAAACACAAATCAAAGTTTTGAAGCTGTATTTCAAAATATTTATCCGGCTCGATATCAAGACAGATTGTGGAAATTTTTCTTGAGCACTTATCTGACATTTGATACTGGTGATCTCGATAAATTATCGTCATTATTATATGATGAAGGAGAAGTGTTTGGAGGTGTAGAAAAAATCTCTACAAATGGTTATGATAGAATTGCTCTTTACTTGGCAAAGGACATCGACCTCAGACTGAATCAAAGAGTGTCCAAAATTGATTACAACAATGGGAAAATTAAGGTAACGCACAATTCAGCAATATCCGAGGCTGATTTTGTGATCGTAACGGTTCCCTTGGGCGTTCTCAAATCAAAATCGATAGAGTTTAATCCCTCTCTTTCTTCTGTCAAGCAAACGGCAATAGATAAGATTGGTATGAATTGCGTCAATAAGTTCTTGCTCACATGGGAACGCACTTTTTGGGACGATGTTCAATACATTTCTTATACACCGGATGTGAGGGACAAATTCAATTATTTTGTCAACGTGAACAAGTTCCATCCCGGTTCACATGCATTGATGACCTTTGCTTATGCTGAATATGGCCGCTTGACCGAGAAGATGACGGATCAGGAGGTGACCTCACAGATTATGACTCATCTTCGCGATATGTATGGTAGTGCAGTACCTGATCCGACTCAAATGTTGCGCACCAAATGGTCAGGCAATCCAAATGCCTGCGGCTCATATTCATACACTGCGGTGGAAACGAAAATGAGTTATTTTGAGGATATGGCTGAAGAAGTTGATGACAAGCTTTTTTTTGCTGGAGAGCATACAGAAGTAGATTATTTCTCGACTGTACATGGAGCTTACCTGAGTGGGATCAGAGAAGCGGACAAAATTATAGCACTACTCTAA
- a CDS encoding UMP kinase, whose translation MAFIYKRILLKLSGESLMGTQQFGIDPTMLRYYADQIHSLSSEGVQIAVVIGGGNIFRGLDDHNSGVERVQGDYMGMLATCINGMALQSALESKGVYTRLISAIEMRQIAEPYIRRRCIRHLEKNRVVIFSAGTGNPYFTTDSAASLRASEIGAEVILKGTRVNGIYSADPEKNKDAILYDKLSFDDVIRKNLKVMDMTAFTMCQENNMPIVVFDVNQPDNLLRLMKGEKIGTLVSN comes from the coding sequence ATGGCTTTCATCTACAAACGCATTTTACTAAAACTAAGTGGCGAGTCACTGATGGGTACTCAACAGTTTGGTATTGATCCGACTATGCTTAGATATTATGCGGACCAGATTCATTCTTTGTCTTCAGAGGGTGTTCAAATCGCAGTAGTCATTGGAGGGGGCAACATATTCAGAGGACTGGATGATCACAACAGTGGTGTGGAGAGGGTTCAGGGAGACTACATGGGCATGTTGGCTACTTGTATCAACGGCATGGCTTTACAAAGCGCTCTTGAGTCAAAAGGAGTCTATACAAGGCTAATTTCTGCTATTGAGATGAGACAAATTGCTGAACCTTATATCAGGAGGAGGTGTATCCGACACCTAGAAAAAAACCGAGTGGTCATTTTCTCAGCAGGAACCGGAAATCCATATTTCACCACTGACTCAGCTGCTTCACTACGTGCCAGCGAGATTGGTGCAGAAGTGATTTTGAAAGGGACAAGAGTGAACGGAATTTATTCTGCAGATCCGGAAAAAAATAAGGATGCCATTCTCTATGACAAGCTCAGTTTTGATGATGTCATCCGAAAGAATTTGAAAGTGATGGATATGACGGCATTTACCATGTGTCAAGAAAACAATATGCCGATTGTAGTATTTGACGTCAACCAACCAGACAATTTGTTGCGTCTGATGAAAGGCGAAAAGATTGGTACATTAGTGAGCAACTAA
- a CDS encoding thioredoxin family protein has protein sequence MSLTDSNMLALGTTAPTFHLPFPMEDNNVLDFPECVQKVPVVVMFICNHCPYVIHVIEEIVQIAHEFQKKGVAFIGINSNDIESYPADSPEKMIEFTAHYQLPFPYLFDETQEVAKAYQAACTPDIYVFDSDHKLVYRGRLDSSRPGNDIPVDGKDLRLALNQLLERKQISEIQYPSAGCNIKWKKT, from the coding sequence ATGTCCCTGACGGATTCTAATATGCTTGCTCTGGGCACGACGGCCCCAACTTTTCATCTGCCCTTTCCAATGGAAGACAATAATGTTTTAGATTTTCCGGAATGTGTGCAAAAAGTGCCAGTGGTAGTGATGTTTATTTGCAACCATTGCCCTTACGTAATTCATGTCATTGAAGAAATCGTTCAAATAGCGCATGAATTTCAGAAAAAGGGCGTAGCATTTATTGGAATCAATTCAAATGATATTGAGTCATATCCGGCAGATTCTCCGGAAAAAATGATTGAATTTACTGCGCACTACCAACTCCCGTTTCCTTATCTGTTCGATGAGACACAGGAAGTTGCTAAAGCATACCAAGCAGCTTGTACTCCTGATATATACGTTTTTGATAGTGACCACAAATTGGTGTATCGAGGCAGATTGGATTCATCTCGTCCGGGTAACGACATTCCGGTTGACGGAAAGGATTTGCGTTTGGCCCTGAATCAACTCTTGGAAAGGAAACAAATCTCGGAAATACAATATCCTAGTGCCGGATGCAATATAAAATGGAAAAAAACCTGA
- a CDS encoding M15 family metallopeptidase, producing MNRIGRWITALILLVGLCMPSSGFELLIMQKEVDHQIITGRFDPATEEGFVAIDSKYSIERRYMQEEAYKAFAMMAEAAEKDSIILTIVSATRNFDKQKELWENKWYGRTKVEDLKLTRSHPDPIDRAYKILEYTAPPGFSRHHWGTDIDINSVESEYFETDEGKNVYFWLIKNAAKFGFSQTYLPKGIHTREHGFNEEKWHWSYLPLAIKYWAQLIDSYKPEMLHGFQGCESVRRIPLIEHYIISVNQAYFHDYVPDGF from the coding sequence ATGAATCGGATCGGACGATGGATTACTGCATTAATATTGCTAGTCGGGCTGTGCATGCCAAGTTCCGGATTTGAATTATTGATTATGCAAAAAGAGGTAGATCACCAAATCATTACAGGGCGTTTTGATCCAGCCACAGAAGAGGGATTCGTAGCCATAGATTCAAAATATTCGATTGAGCGGAGATATATGCAGGAAGAAGCTTACAAAGCTTTCGCTATGATGGCTGAAGCTGCAGAAAAAGATAGTATCATCCTGACTATCGTATCCGCTACACGCAATTTTGATAAGCAAAAGGAACTATGGGAGAACAAATGGTATGGACGGACCAAAGTCGAGGATCTCAAACTTACGAGGAGCCATCCAGATCCCATAGATCGGGCATACAAAATTCTGGAATACACTGCGCCTCCAGGTTTTTCCAGGCATCACTGGGGTACCGATATAGATATCAATTCCGTAGAGTCGGAATATTTTGAAACTGATGAAGGAAAAAACGTTTACTTCTGGCTGATCAAGAACGCTGCAAAGTTCGGATTTAGTCAAACTTATTTACCCAAAGGTATTCACACACGGGAACATGGCTTTAATGAAGAGAAATGGCACTGGTCTTATTTACCTTTAGCGATAAAATATTGGGCTCAACTGATAGATTCCTATAAACCTGAAATGTTACATGGTTTCCAAGGTTGCGAATCGGTGAGAAGAATTCCATTGATAGAACATTACATTATTTCTGTAAACCAAGCTTATTTTCACGATTATGTCCCTGACGGATTCTAA
- a CDS encoding Rne/Rng family ribonuclease, which yields MEKELIISVYNSVVEIALLEDKMLVELHKQKSNTQFNVGDIFLGQIRKLMPGLNAAFVDIGHKKESFLHYTDMGPQMSSVLHYTSLVTNGSYSSPMLDQFELQPEINKNGKVAQVVDKRNTALVQILKEPISTKGHRLSCEITIPGRYLVLTPFMNSIAISKKIANTEERNRLFHLIESIRPKNFGVVVRTAAEGKKVAELHEEVNALVEKWKTIHEQLFKAKPPVKLLSELDKTSSLIRDLLNKSFSRIVVNDKDMHDSISHYLEANMPEKSGILQYYKGPRPIFDAYGIKKQIKSSFGQTSTLPSGAYIVLEHTEAMHVIDVNSGPKSQRLDQETAALQVNTEAAAEIARQLRLRDIGGLIIIDFIDMKNNDSKATLYNKMREFMEADRSQHTILPLSKFGLMQITRQREKPEMKINTAETCPSCAGTGKINPSILILDQIERDLDFILNTRPPKSLILKVHPFIYAYLTKGIFNYKWKWYRKYHKWIKIVEDNDLPMIQFSFFDGPDDEIKLNT from the coding sequence ATGGAAAAAGAACTAATCATTTCCGTTTATAATTCTGTCGTAGAAATAGCCCTTCTCGAAGATAAAATGCTTGTCGAATTGCACAAGCAGAAATCTAACACGCAGTTCAATGTAGGTGATATATTTCTGGGCCAAATCAGAAAACTGATGCCCGGACTGAATGCTGCTTTTGTGGATATTGGGCACAAAAAAGAATCATTCCTGCATTATACAGACATGGGCCCCCAGATGAGTTCAGTATTGCATTATACCTCATTAGTCACTAATGGGTCTTATTCCAGCCCCATGCTGGATCAATTTGAACTCCAACCGGAGATTAACAAGAATGGGAAAGTAGCCCAAGTCGTAGACAAAAGAAATACAGCATTGGTCCAGATTTTAAAAGAACCAATTTCCACCAAAGGTCACAGGCTCAGCTGTGAAATCACAATTCCAGGTAGATACCTGGTCTTGACCCCTTTCATGAACAGTATTGCCATCTCCAAGAAAATTGCAAATACCGAAGAACGAAACCGACTTTTCCACCTGATTGAAAGCATCAGACCTAAGAATTTTGGTGTTGTTGTCCGTACAGCTGCAGAAGGAAAAAAAGTTGCTGAACTGCATGAAGAAGTGAATGCTTTGGTTGAAAAATGGAAGACCATCCATGAGCAATTGTTCAAAGCAAAACCTCCTGTAAAGCTCCTGAGCGAACTCGACAAAACGAGCAGTCTTATTCGCGACCTTCTTAATAAAAGCTTTTCCAGAATAGTAGTGAATGACAAAGATATGCACGACAGCATCTCGCACTATTTGGAAGCTAATATGCCGGAAAAATCAGGGATTCTTCAATACTACAAAGGACCAAGACCCATTTTTGATGCCTATGGGATAAAAAAACAAATCAAGTCCTCATTCGGCCAAACATCCACTTTGCCCAGCGGTGCTTATATCGTTTTGGAGCATACCGAAGCCATGCATGTCATAGATGTCAATTCAGGACCCAAAAGTCAGCGCCTCGATCAGGAAACCGCTGCCCTCCAGGTCAACACTGAAGCTGCAGCTGAAATCGCCAGACAGCTGAGGCTTAGAGACATTGGTGGATTAATTATCATTGATTTCATCGATATGAAGAACAATGACAGCAAGGCCACTCTCTACAACAAAATGAGGGAGTTTATGGAAGCCGATAGATCCCAACATACCATACTTCCTCTCAGTAAATTTGGTCTCATGCAAATCACCAGGCAACGCGAAAAACCTGAGATGAAGATCAATACTGCCGAGACCTGCCCTTCTTGTGCTGGTACTGGGAAAATAAATCCAAGTATTCTCATTCTCGATCAGATAGAGCGAGATCTGGACTTCATTCTGAATACAAGACCACCTAAAAGCTTGATCCTGAAAGTACATCCTTTCATATATGCCTATCTCACAAAAGGCATCTTCAATTATAAATGGAAATGGTATCGAAAGTACCACAAATGGATCAAAATTGTAGAAGATAATGATTTGCCGATGATCCAGTTTAGCTTTTTTGATGGCCCTGATGATGAAATCAAACTAAATACCTAG
- a CDS encoding integration host factor subunit beta, translated as MRKADLVSLISDKSGVPKVDVLVSMEMFFKEVKNSLAQGENVYIRGFGSFIVKKRAKKIGRHIKKNVAIEIPEHFIPSFKPAKVFVDHVKLGKEPEGADYDDEIED; from the coding sequence ATGAGAAAGGCAGACTTAGTGTCTTTAATATCTGATAAATCTGGAGTTCCAAAAGTGGACGTTTTAGTCTCTATGGAAATGTTCTTTAAAGAAGTTAAAAATTCCTTGGCCCAGGGAGAAAATGTGTATATCAGAGGGTTTGGCTCATTTATCGTTAAAAAAAGAGCTAAGAAAATCGGTCGTCACATCAAAAAGAATGTGGCAATAGAAATTCCGGAGCATTTTATCCCATCCTTCAAACCTGCAAAGGTGTTTGTGGACCATGTCAAGTTGGGAAAGGAGCCGGAAGGAGCAGATTACGATGATGAGATAGAGGATTAA
- a CDS encoding DUF1697 domain-containing protein, producing METYISLLRGINVSGKHLIKMEDLRNLLTQAGLLQIKTYIQSGNLVYQSSERNIESLNGIIEKTIFNNYKFEVPVITLKLNDLEKARDENPFLIDPLKSTSKMHISFLKQLPETENQTKLLEIKSPPDEIIIKQKVIYLYCPEGYGNTKYSSNTLDKILKVVNTSRNWKTTNELIHLATELKKK from the coding sequence ATGGAGACTTATATTTCCCTTTTGCGGGGAATCAATGTCAGTGGAAAGCATTTGATCAAAATGGAAGATCTGAGAAATTTACTGACTCAAGCAGGACTTCTACAAATTAAGACATATATCCAAAGTGGAAATCTCGTCTATCAATCCTCAGAAAGAAACATAGAAAGTCTGAACGGAATTATTGAAAAAACAATTTTTAACAATTATAAATTTGAAGTTCCAGTCATCACCCTTAAATTGAACGATCTGGAAAAAGCCAGAGACGAAAATCCATTTTTAATCGACCCATTGAAATCAACATCGAAGATGCACATCAGCTTTCTAAAGCAATTACCTGAAACGGAAAATCAAACTAAACTCTTAGAAATCAAATCCCCACCAGATGAAATCATCATCAAGCAAAAAGTAATATACCTGTATTGCCCAGAAGGATATGGAAACACAAAATACTCCTCCAATACTCTTGATAAAATCCTTAAAGTCGTAAATACCAGCAGAAACTGGAAGACAACAAACGAGCTTATTCACTTGGCTACAGAATTGAAGAAAAAATAA